A DNA window from Clavibacter sepedonicus contains the following coding sequences:
- a CDS encoding IS481 family transposase, with translation MSHANARLTVHGRLLLVRRVVEDRRPVSHVARELGVSRQCAHRWVARFRQEGVAGLADRSSRPRSMPARTSPEQEGAVLAARAELRFGPARLAPVTSVPARTISRILRRHGAPPLAWLDPVTGAVIRASRSTAHRYEHEHPGDLIHVDVKKLGRIPDGGGWRVHGRSEQVRGRGIGFDYVHAAVDDHTRLAYAEIHPDEKGATAAGFLTRAAAYFAGRGITRIERVITDNAFAYRHSTAFKNAVQDLGARQKFIRPHCPWQNGKVERFNRTLATEWAYRQPFTSNQHRADALDPFIEHYNTERIHSSHGLTPAARVSPTS, from the coding sequence ATGTCCCACGCTAATGCCCGGTTGACTGTTCATGGTCGGCTTCTCCTCGTGCGTCGGGTAGTCGAGGATCGTCGTCCGGTGTCGCATGTGGCTCGCGAGCTCGGGGTGTCGCGTCAGTGCGCGCATCGGTGGGTGGCCCGGTTCCGTCAGGAGGGTGTCGCGGGGCTCGCGGATCGGTCCTCGAGACCACGGTCGATGCCGGCGAGGACGAGTCCGGAACAGGAAGGCGCCGTGCTGGCTGCGCGCGCGGAACTTCGGTTCGGGCCCGCCCGGCTGGCTCCGGTGACGAGCGTTCCGGCCCGCACGATCTCCCGGATCCTGCGCCGGCACGGGGCGCCGCCGTTGGCATGGTTGGACCCTGTAACCGGGGCGGTGATCCGGGCATCCCGGTCAACGGCGCACCGGTATGAGCACGAGCATCCGGGTGATCTGATCCACGTGGACGTGAAGAAGCTCGGGAGGATCCCGGACGGAGGCGGCTGGCGGGTCCACGGGCGCAGCGAGCAGGTCCGCGGCCGCGGGATCGGGTTCGATTACGTCCATGCCGCGGTCGATGACCACACCCGTCTCGCCTACGCGGAGATCCATCCCGATGAGAAAGGCGCGACCGCGGCCGGGTTCCTGACCCGCGCAGCGGCGTACTTCGCCGGGCGCGGGATCACCCGGATCGAGCGGGTCATCACGGACAACGCGTTCGCCTACCGGCACTCGACCGCGTTCAAGAACGCCGTCCAGGACCTGGGCGCGCGGCAGAAGTTCATCCGCCCGCACTGCCCCTGGCAGAACGGCAAGGTCGAGCGCTTCAACCGGACCCTCGCGACCGAGTGGGCCTACCGGCAACCCTTCACCAGCAACCAACACCGCGCCGACGCGCTTGACCCCTTCATCGAGCACTACAACACTGAACGGATCCACTCGAGCCACGGGCTGACGCCCGCGGCCCGAGTGTCACCAACGTCATGA
- a CDS encoding SAM-dependent methyltransferase produces MDRDRISDLAHADHPIASPLGDDSVDRLLAAAVTGQGAVLDLGCGDGSWLLRALRLEPSLTAVGVDHSDAGFGRVREQAEREGLSNRLELVCADARLWTSYDGFDVVLSVGATHAFGGLEPTLSAIDGHLRAGGRALVGECFWERTPTPRVLDLLGSELDDYRDLAATVELAATNGWVPLQGHVSTLQEWDDYEWSWTGALARWALDHPDDPDGDQVMAASVEHRRAWLEGYRGTLGFLTLLLGRPPAS; encoded by the coding sequence ATGGACAGGGACCGGATAAGCGACCTGGCCCACGCGGACCACCCGATCGCCTCCCCGTTGGGCGACGACAGCGTCGATCGCCTCCTCGCGGCCGCGGTCACCGGGCAGGGCGCCGTCCTCGACCTCGGGTGCGGCGACGGCAGCTGGCTGCTGCGGGCCCTGCGTCTCGAGCCGTCGCTGACGGCGGTCGGGGTCGACCACTCCGACGCGGGCTTCGGCCGCGTGCGCGAGCAGGCCGAGCGCGAGGGCCTCTCCAACCGCCTCGAGCTCGTCTGCGCCGACGCCCGCTTGTGGACGTCCTACGACGGGTTCGACGTCGTGCTCAGCGTGGGGGCGACGCACGCCTTCGGCGGCCTCGAGCCGACCCTGTCCGCGATCGACGGGCACCTGCGCGCGGGCGGTCGGGCGCTCGTCGGCGAGTGCTTCTGGGAGCGGACGCCGACCCCGCGGGTGCTGGATCTCCTCGGCTCGGAGCTGGACGACTACCGCGACCTGGCGGCCACTGTGGAGCTCGCCGCCACGAACGGATGGGTGCCGCTGCAGGGGCACGTCAGCACCCTGCAGGAGTGGGACGACTACGAGTGGTCGTGGACCGGCGCGCTCGCGCGGTGGGCGCTGGACCACCCGGACGACCCCGACGGCGATCAGGTGATGGCCGCGTCGGTCGAGCACCGCCGGGCGTGGCTCGAGGGTTACCGCGGCACGCTGGGCTTCCTCACCCTGCTGCTCGGACGTCCGCCGGCCAGCTGA
- a CDS encoding chymotrypsin family serine protease, with translation MVLAAVSALILSSPVSAANAAPPLNPDRIRLPIVAGTKLNGDAGSCTAGAVLQYDFYQLLPAGFAAKATRYVVTAKHCFAVGEIVRVGGVPVGHVIEQAEHADLELVEIDAKLDPSAGLHCATHGSHPAFCAHNYYVPRATGEIITNSGGHPRRMPVEGHTEAPAGRFCTSGYFTGVQCDWTSFRGPEPQPSHGDIHSLKAAESPVLGTTDAGDSGGPVYTYDRELIGINSQSAYFGSILFYVPFSFVFSNFPGYSLATNR, from the coding sequence GTGGTACTGGCTGCCGTCTCCGCACTCATCCTCTCCTCACCGGTGTCCGCGGCGAACGCCGCGCCGCCACTGAATCCCGACCGCATTCGCCTCCCCATCGTCGCCGGCACCAAGCTCAACGGCGATGCGGGCAGCTGTACCGCGGGAGCCGTCCTCCAGTACGACTTCTACCAGCTGCTCCCCGCCGGATTCGCGGCGAAAGCGACCCGGTACGTGGTCACGGCCAAGCACTGCTTCGCCGTCGGCGAGATCGTCCGCGTGGGCGGAGTGCCCGTGGGCCATGTCATCGAGCAGGCGGAGCACGCGGATCTCGAGCTCGTGGAGATCGACGCGAAGCTGGACCCGTCCGCCGGGCTCCACTGTGCAACACACGGGAGCCATCCCGCCTTCTGCGCGCACAACTACTACGTTCCCCGCGCGACGGGCGAGATCATCACCAATTCCGGAGGCCACCCTCGGCGCATGCCCGTCGAAGGCCACACGGAAGCGCCCGCCGGCCGCTTCTGCACCAGCGGCTACTTCACGGGGGTCCAGTGCGATTGGACCAGCTTCCGGGGCCCCGAACCCCAGCCCAGCCACGGTGACATACATTCCTTGAAGGCCGCGGAGTCACCCGTGCTGGGGACGACGGACGCGGGCGACTCTGGCGGCCCGGTGTACACCTACGACCGTGAGCTCATCGGCATCAACTCGCAGAGCGCGTATTTCGGTTCGATCCTGTTTTACGTGCCCTTCTCCTTCGTGTTCTCCAACTTTCCGGGCTACTCCTTGGCGACGAACAGGTGA
- a CDS encoding VOC family protein translates to MVDSVATVWLPVQDMTRAVAFYRDTLGLTVTSEDADWSEIDADGLMIGLNAREEASGSSSGGAVISFTPEGSIEDELERIRARGAEITGEISDHEWGRILPFQDSEGNDLQLYSPPVGG, encoded by the coding sequence ATGGTCGATTCGGTGGCGACGGTATGGCTGCCCGTGCAGGACATGACGCGCGCGGTGGCGTTCTACCGCGACACGCTCGGACTCACGGTCACGAGCGAGGACGCGGACTGGAGCGAGATCGACGCGGACGGCCTGATGATCGGGCTGAACGCACGCGAGGAAGCGAGCGGCTCGTCGAGCGGCGGGGCGGTCATCTCGTTCACGCCCGAGGGCTCCATCGAGGACGAGCTCGAGCGGATCCGTGCACGCGGCGCCGAGATCACGGGCGAGATCAGCGACCACGAGTGGGGCCGGATCCTCCCGTTCCAGGACAGCGAGGGGAACGACCTGCAGCTGTACTCGCCGCCGGTCGGCGGCTGA
- a CDS encoding MarR family winged helix-turn-helix transcriptional regulator, producing MTDEDRSPGGDAPGVAAGIAEVEEQMTALAARIRATTREAAAAIHPELPPIGYKMLRVIRRCGAAHASAVADQLGVDRSVVSRQLRQLQDLGLVEVGADAQDGRVRVLALTAAGRAGVEADDAQGGSRLIRGLGGWSRADLDAFAGYLARLNAGADAGVDVAAGPGSAPGAAACPADPVPTNPGARAA from the coding sequence ATGACGGACGAGGACCGCTCCCCCGGGGGCGACGCCCCGGGGGTCGCCGCCGGCATCGCCGAGGTGGAGGAGCAGATGACCGCCCTCGCCGCGCGCATCCGGGCGACGACCCGGGAGGCCGCGGCGGCGATCCACCCGGAGCTGCCGCCCATCGGCTACAAGATGCTCCGCGTGATCCGCCGGTGCGGCGCCGCCCACGCGAGCGCCGTCGCCGACCAGCTCGGCGTCGACCGCAGCGTCGTCAGTCGGCAGCTCCGCCAGCTCCAGGACCTGGGGCTCGTGGAGGTGGGCGCCGACGCGCAGGATGGCCGCGTGCGCGTGCTCGCGCTCACGGCCGCGGGCCGCGCGGGCGTCGAGGCCGACGACGCGCAGGGCGGCAGCCGCCTGATCCGCGGCCTCGGCGGGTGGAGCCGCGCGGACCTCGACGCGTTCGCCGGGTACCTCGCGCGGCTCAACGCCGGAGCGGATGCCGGGGTCGACGTGGCGGCGGGACCCGGATCGGCACCCGGCGCCGCCGCGTGCCCCGCGGATCCGGTGCCCACGAATCCGGGCGCCCGCGCGGCCTGA
- a CDS encoding pentapeptide repeat-containing protein, whose protein sequence is MDIGFEECVLERIRLHEADLTAASLVDVLASRLDAPVLKAPRMRMRDVRLEGSRVGSAELYDATLSSVHITDCRLGFVNLRGSKITDLLITDCAIEELDLRGTAGMRIAFARTTIGTLDLADSSLTHLDLRGAEIMDLDTPDGLRGAVLHSTQLMALGPVFARHFRVRVED, encoded by the coding sequence GTGGACATCGGGTTCGAGGAGTGCGTGCTCGAGCGGATCCGCCTGCACGAGGCCGACCTCACGGCCGCGAGCCTCGTGGACGTGCTCGCCTCGCGCCTCGACGCGCCCGTGCTGAAGGCGCCCCGGATGCGCATGCGCGACGTGCGGCTCGAGGGCTCGCGCGTCGGATCCGCGGAGCTCTACGACGCCACGCTCTCCTCGGTGCACATCACCGACTGCCGCCTCGGCTTCGTGAACCTGCGCGGCTCGAAGATCACCGACCTGCTCATCACCGACTGCGCCATCGAGGAGCTGGACCTCCGCGGCACCGCCGGCATGCGCATCGCGTTCGCCCGCACCACCATCGGCACGCTCGACCTCGCCGACTCGTCGCTCACGCACCTGGATCTCCGCGGCGCCGAGATCATGGACCTCGACACCCCCGACGGCCTCCGCGGCGCCGTCCTCCACTCGACCCAGCTCATGGCGCTCGGCCCGGTCTTCGCGCGGCACTTCCGCGTGCGCGTGGAGGACTGA
- a CDS encoding P-loop NTPase family protein, whose product MTDAVILTGTVGAGKTTTMHALGALLAARGVPHALVDADALRLLHPAPADDPFHQELMLRNLGDLSRNHREAGARVVVVAAVVERADDLPAYAAALGSHEPLLVRLTVDADAVRARLDARHGEDDAALAWHRARAPELAAIIDAAGLGGLAIDTTSHSPADVAALVADRAGWWARPRVE is encoded by the coding sequence ATGACCGACGCCGTGATCCTCACCGGCACCGTCGGCGCGGGCAAGACCACGACGATGCACGCGCTCGGCGCCCTCCTGGCCGCACGCGGGGTGCCGCACGCGCTGGTCGACGCGGACGCCCTGCGGCTGCTCCATCCCGCGCCGGCGGACGATCCGTTCCACCAGGAGCTGATGCTGCGCAACCTCGGCGACCTGTCCCGCAACCACCGCGAGGCCGGGGCCCGCGTGGTGGTGGTCGCGGCCGTCGTCGAGCGCGCTGACGACCTGCCTGCCTACGCCGCCGCGCTGGGATCCCACGAGCCGCTGCTCGTCCGGCTCACGGTCGACGCCGACGCGGTGCGGGCGCGGCTCGACGCCCGACACGGCGAGGACGACGCAGCCCTCGCGTGGCATCGTGCACGCGCCCCCGAGCTGGCCGCGATCATCGACGCCGCGGGCCTCGGCGGGCTGGCCATCGACACCACATCCCACAGCCCGGCGGACGTCGCCGCGCTCGTCGCCGACCGCGCCGGCTGGTGGGCGCGCCCTAGGGTCGAATGA
- a CDS encoding MDR family MFS transporter, which produces MSQHHPAPAAPAKAPRRTVSADGSMSKRQVLESLSGLLLGMFVSILAGTVVSTSLPIIISDLKGDQSGYTWVVTATLLATTVSTPLWGKFADLFNRKLLIQLALGVFVLGSALAGFSQNTETLIAFRVLQGLGAGGLAALSQIIMADIISPRDRGRYAGLFGAVMAVGTVGGPLLGGVVTDAFGWRWNFFIALPIAIIAIILLQVTLHLPQHPKRKVHVDYLGAVFIASGVSLLLIWVSQAGTQFEWASGTSYLMAGGAVVLLIAAVITELKVSEPIIPLTMFRNRTFTLSVLASLAVGISLFGTSVFLAQYMQLSRGATPTQSGLLTIPLMAGLLISSTVFGTLISRRGKWKAIMISGAVLIVAGTSLLSTLRYDTDFLLVGIYMFVLGAGLGMLMQNLVLVVQNAIEVKNLGVATSAVTFFRSLGGTIGVSVLGSILGTIIASEITAGITKLAPADQAAAAQALGSGVIPQVSQLSPAVRTVVESAYGVGIGDVFLYSVPLAIVSLLAVIFLPNAQLGSKNAVQLKSDRTAAPEARDVHRTDAEDALIGASAGAVALAPAGEANPTGSIRLPEAENAGADSRR; this is translated from the coding sequence ATGTCCCAGCACCACCCGGCCCCCGCAGCTCCCGCGAAGGCCCCCCGCCGTACCGTCTCCGCCGACGGATCCATGTCGAAGCGCCAGGTCCTGGAGTCCCTCTCGGGCCTCCTCCTCGGCATGTTCGTCTCGATCCTCGCCGGCACCGTCGTCTCGACCTCGCTGCCGATCATCATCAGCGACCTCAAGGGCGACCAGTCGGGCTACACCTGGGTCGTCACCGCGACCCTGCTCGCCACCACGGTGAGCACCCCGCTCTGGGGCAAGTTCGCCGACCTCTTCAACCGCAAGCTGCTCATCCAGCTCGCGCTCGGCGTCTTCGTGCTGGGATCCGCGCTCGCCGGCTTCTCGCAGAACACCGAGACGCTCATCGCCTTCCGCGTTCTGCAGGGCCTCGGCGCCGGCGGCCTCGCCGCGCTGAGCCAGATCATCATGGCCGACATCATCAGCCCGCGTGACCGCGGCCGCTACGCCGGCCTCTTCGGTGCCGTCATGGCCGTCGGCACCGTCGGCGGCCCGCTCCTCGGCGGCGTCGTGACGGACGCGTTCGGCTGGCGCTGGAACTTCTTCATCGCGCTGCCCATCGCGATCATCGCGATCATCCTGCTGCAGGTCACCCTGCACCTCCCCCAGCACCCGAAGCGCAAGGTGCACGTCGACTACCTCGGCGCGGTCTTCATCGCCAGCGGCGTCTCGCTGCTGCTCATCTGGGTCTCGCAGGCCGGCACGCAGTTCGAGTGGGCCTCGGGCACCTCGTACCTCATGGCCGGCGGCGCGGTCGTGCTGCTGATCGCCGCAGTGATCACCGAGCTCAAGGTCTCCGAGCCGATCATCCCGCTCACGATGTTCCGCAACCGCACCTTCACGCTCTCCGTGCTCGCGAGCCTCGCGGTCGGCATCTCGCTGTTCGGCACCTCGGTCTTCCTCGCGCAGTACATGCAGCTGTCGCGCGGCGCGACGCCCACGCAGTCGGGCCTCCTGACGATTCCGCTCATGGCGGGCCTGCTCATCTCCTCGACCGTGTTCGGCACCCTGATCAGCCGCCGCGGCAAGTGGAAGGCGATCATGATCTCCGGCGCCGTGCTCATCGTCGCCGGCACGTCGCTCCTCTCCACGCTCCGCTACGACACCGACTTCCTGCTCGTGGGCATCTACATGTTCGTGCTCGGCGCGGGCCTCGGCATGCTCATGCAGAACCTCGTCCTCGTCGTGCAGAACGCCATCGAGGTCAAGAACCTGGGCGTCGCCACCAGCGCCGTCACGTTCTTCCGCAGCCTCGGCGGCACGATCGGCGTCTCGGTGCTCGGCTCGATCCTCGGCACGATCATCGCGTCGGAGATCACCGCCGGGATCACGAAGCTCGCCCCGGCCGACCAGGCGGCGGCCGCGCAGGCGCTCGGCTCCGGCGTCATCCCGCAGGTCTCGCAGCTCAGCCCCGCGGTGCGCACCGTGGTCGAGAGCGCGTACGGCGTGGGCATCGGCGACGTGTTCCTCTACAGCGTGCCGCTCGCGATCGTGTCGCTCCTCGCGGTGATCTTCCTGCCCAACGCGCAGCTCGGCAGCAAGAACGCCGTGCAGCTGAAGAGCGACCGGACCGCCGCGCCCGAGGCCCGGGACGTGCACCGCACCGACGCCGAGGACGCGCTCATCGGCGCATCCGCGGGCGCGGTCGCCCTCGCCCCGGCCGGCGAGGCGAACCCGACCGGGTCGATCCGCCTCCCCGAGGCCGAGAACGCGGGAGCCGACTCCCGCCGATGA
- a CDS encoding DUF1905 domain-containing protein yields the protein MSDDLPLDFTAPLWAWEARRELWTFVSLPVELGGMLRELGEAGRRGFGSVPVRVRVGTTTWRTSVFPQGDGTWVLPIKRAVRDAQGLEVGAPVYVDLEPMP from the coding sequence ATGAGCGACGACCTCCCCCTCGACTTCACCGCGCCGCTCTGGGCGTGGGAGGCGCGGCGCGAGCTGTGGACCTTCGTGAGCCTGCCCGTCGAGCTCGGCGGCATGCTGCGCGAGCTCGGCGAGGCCGGCCGTCGCGGCTTCGGATCCGTGCCCGTCCGCGTCCGCGTCGGCACCACGACCTGGCGCACGTCCGTGTTCCCGCAGGGCGACGGCACGTGGGTGCTGCCGATCAAGCGCGCGGTCCGCGACGCCCAGGGCCTCGAGGTCGGCGCGCCCGTGTACGTCGACCTCGAGCCGATGCCCTGA